TTGTACTCGAAAGAGTTTCTGTTTAAGGATTTGGTTCTTTGGGGAATCGGGCAAAAATCCGGTTCCCAATTCCAAACAAAATCCCCACAAAAAAAACAACCCCTCCCCAAATTAGATTCAGGTTCCACCCAAGTGACTTTGTATACATAGGATCGGACCAAGTCCAGACTCCATAGGATGCGAGGATCAGTCCAAGGGTCAAAAACAAAGCGGCCAAAATGGAAGATAGGGAAATCATACCGATAGTTTATCCGAAGTTTCTCACCCTTACAAGCCAATATTAAAGAACCAAACCGTTGACAGGATGTTCGTCTGTGGTTTTCTTTTCTGATATGGCTTTGTTTTTGGATTTGGACAATACCCTTTTACCATCGAAAAAGGCATATGAGTTTGCCATAACCGAATGTGCTAAGGATTGGAAGGATCGCAAGTTAGGTGGTGATTTTCTTACCTTGTACGAATCCGCGAGAAAAAAAGTAAAAAACCAACTGATAGGCCATAGTTCAAATCGGTTGCGACTTTTGTGTTTTAAATTGATGTTGGAGGAATCCGTATCCTCTGGATTCCAAACCAAAGACATCGTTGATGTTTTGTGGATGGAAGAAAGATACCATTTTCATTTCCTTTCTTATTTAAAAAATGAATCTAAGAAAGAAACCTACCAAACAAAGTTATTTCCCAAACTATTGGCTTTATCAAATCAGTTTCCTGTTTTTTTAACTACCAACGAAACCTTACGTACGCAATTATTAAAAGTATCTTCCTTTTTGCCAGATCACTTTCGTTTTACTCTCATCACATCGGAAGAGGTGGGTCATGAAAAACCCACAACGGAATTCTTTTCTTATGTTTTGGAACGTTCGAAAGAAAATCCAGAGGATTGTATTCTACTTGGGGACAATTGGGATGATGATGTTCTCGGTGCGAATCGTCATGGAATTGCCAGCATTCATATTCCTGAAATGTGGGATGAAGGTAGTGAGGTGAAGGAATATCCTTTTGAATCTTCGGCACCCGTTTGGAAGGCACCGAATACGATTACAGCTCTTAACTTTGCCGAGTTATGGCTTCTTAAGAGTCAGAAATAAAGTATTATTCCAGTTAATGGTTCCAAAACTGAGTGCAAAGATAAATTTGGTAAGATAATAATAACCTAACTTAAAATAAACGGCAAGTTTACTTTTGCTACCCGATACAGAAAGGATGGGCATAAGCACTTTGTACTTCGGATTTGTAAATCCACATTGTTTTCCAAGTTCCGCAAGCGTTTTCATTTTGTAATTGTTCACGTGGTCTTTGGCTTCCAGATAATGAACCCCTTCCTGCATCCCTTTGAGTTTTACCTTCACATTGGCTTTGGTTAGTTGGATGGGAAAGTTAGGAGTTTGTAAAAAAAGAACCCCACCGGGTTTCAAAAGTCCATGAAGATAAGTGAGTAAGGAATGGGGTTTCGGAATGTGTTCGATCACGTCCCATAAAGTGATGATATCAAAACTTTCTTTGGGAAGTTTTGAGTCTTGCACAAGGCCTGCATGTACAGTTTTCATTCCATTTTGTTCGTTTGCAAATTTGACAGCTTGTTTGGAAATTTCATAACCTACAGCAGACCAACCTGGTTTTTTGGTGAGCACTGCTTTCACAAAAAATCCAAGCCCACATCCTACATCGAGTAGGTTCCCCTCGTCTTTTTTTAAATAAGTAGAAATAAAATCGGAATACACGGCTCGGTGAGCATCATCCCACCATTTTAAATCATAAGTCTGTTCTGCCCCGTCCC
The sequence above is drawn from the Leptospira sp. WS4.C2 genome and encodes:
- a CDS encoding class I SAM-dependent methyltransferase, encoding MKSCILCQSSESKTVFNENGTPILECKNCGHVYSSYEQEEHYEGYWDGAEQTYDLKWWDDAHRAVYSDFISTYLKKDEGNLLDVGCGLGFFVKAVLTKKPGWSAVGYEISKQAVKFANEQNGMKTVHAGLVQDSKLPKESFDIITLWDVIEHIPKPHSLLTYLHGLLKPGGVLFLQTPNFPIQLTKANVKVKLKGMQEGVHYLEAKDHVNNYKMKTLAELGKQCGFTNPKYKVLMPILSVSGSKSKLAVYFKLGYYYLTKFIFALSFGTINWNNTLFLTLKKP
- a CDS encoding HAD family hydrolase, whose product is MVFFSDMALFLDLDNTLLPSKKAYEFAITECAKDWKDRKLGGDFLTLYESARKKVKNQLIGHSSNRLRLLCFKLMLEESVSSGFQTKDIVDVLWMEERYHFHFLSYLKNESKKETYQTKLFPKLLALSNQFPVFLTTNETLRTQLLKVSSFLPDHFRFTLITSEEVGHEKPTTEFFSYVLERSKENPEDCILLGDNWDDDVLGANRHGIASIHIPEMWDEGSEVKEYPFESSAPVWKAPNTITALNFAELWLLKSQK